The proteins below are encoded in one region of Poecile atricapillus isolate bPoeAtr1 chromosome 19, bPoeAtr1.hap1, whole genome shotgun sequence:
- the LOC131586438 gene encoding uncharacterized protein LOC131586438, protein MELGGLKVRSLPHKWNFGGLKVHFLPHKWNLGVTEVDFCPTSGTWGSLESVSAPQVELGGLKVHFLPHKWNLGVTEVDFCPTSGTWGSLKSISAPQVELGGLKVRSLPHKWNFGVSRCPTSEFWGSQAPFSAPQVQLGGHCISFSAPQVELGGLQVPHKWNLEVSGSILCPTSEFWGVQVPFLPHKWNLGVTESVLCPTSGTWGSQRPFSAPQVEFWGSQGPFPAPQVELGGHWNPFLPHKWNLGVSTSVLCPISGTWGSQAPFLPHNGILGVSGSVLCPISGTWGSLESVSAPQMKSLGSQAPLLPHK, encoded by the exons A TGGAACTTGGGGGTCTCAAAGTCCGTTCTCTGCCCCACaagtggaattttgggggtctcaagGTCCATTTCCTGCCCCACAAGTGGAACTTGGGGGTCACCGAAGTCGATTTCTGCCCCACAAGTGGAACTTGGGGGTCACTGGAATCCGTTTCTGCCCCACAAGTGGAACTTGGGGGTCTCAAAGTCCATTTCCTGCCCCACAAGTGGAACTTGGGGGTCACTGAAGTCGATTTCTGCCCCACAAGTGGAACTTGGGGGTCACTGAAGTCGATTTCTGCCCCACAAGTGGAACTTGGGGGTCTCAAAGTCCGTTCTCTGCCCCACaagtggaattttggggtctccaggtgCCCCAcaagtgaattttgggggtctcaagCTCCGTTCTCTGCCCCACAAGTGCAACTTGGGGGTCACTGCA TCTCGTTCTCTGCCCCACAAGTGGAACTTGGGGGTCTCCAGGTGCCCCACAAGTGGAACTTGGAGGTCTCAGGTTCCATTCTCTGCCCCAcaagtgaattttggggggtccaaGTCCCGTTCCTGCCCCACAAGTGGAACTTGGGGGTCACTGAA TCCGTTCTCTGCCCCACAAGTGGAACTTGGGGGTCTCAACGTCCGTTCTCTGCCCCACaagtggaattttgggggtctcaagGTCCATTTCCTGCCCCACAAGTGGAACTTGGGGGTCACTGGAATCCATTTCTGCCCCACAAGTGGAACTTGGGGGTCTCAACGTCCGTTCTCTGCCCCATAAGTGGAACTTGGGGGTCTCAG GCTCCGTTTCTGCCCCACaa tggaattttgggggtctcaggctCCGTTCTCTGCCCCATAAGTGGAACTTGGGGGTCACTGGAATCCGTTTCTGCCCCACAA ATGAAATCTTTGGGGTCTCAAGCTCCACTTCTGCCCCATAAGTAG